The Corallococcus caeni genome includes a region encoding these proteins:
- a CDS encoding LysR family transcriptional regulator, with product MKVDLGDLNAFVVVARARSFRDGARLSGRGASSLSDAVRRLEEQLGVRLLNRTTRSVVPTEAGEGLLARLGPALSEMEAALDVVNGFRGKPAGTLRLNVPVSASRLVLPAILPPFLAAYPDIRVEVISEDSFVDVIEAGCDAGIRYDERLEQDMVAVPIGPRVQRFATAASPAYLARHGRPEHPRELLQHACLRGRFSSGAMTPWEFERDGERVRVDPTGPLIVGLGGGADLAVDVALAGTGIVSLFEDWLRPYLESGALEPVLEPWWQSFSGPFLYYPGRRLVPAPLRAFIDFIKDPKAAS from the coding sequence GTGAAGGTCGACCTGGGTGACTTGAATGCCTTCGTGGTGGTGGCGCGGGCCCGGAGCTTCCGGGATGGCGCGCGCCTCAGCGGCCGGGGCGCGTCCTCGCTCAGTGATGCGGTCCGCCGTCTGGAGGAGCAACTGGGGGTCAGGCTGCTCAACCGGACGACGCGCAGCGTGGTCCCCACCGAGGCCGGGGAGGGGCTGCTGGCCCGGCTGGGCCCGGCGTTGAGCGAGATGGAGGCCGCGCTCGACGTGGTGAACGGCTTTCGCGGCAAGCCGGCGGGGACCTTGCGACTCAACGTGCCGGTCAGCGCGTCGCGGCTGGTCCTCCCCGCCATCCTCCCGCCATTCCTCGCCGCCTATCCCGACATCCGCGTGGAGGTCATCTCCGAGGACAGCTTCGTCGACGTGATCGAAGCGGGATGTGACGCCGGCATCCGCTACGACGAACGGCTGGAGCAGGACATGGTCGCGGTGCCCATCGGGCCGCGCGTCCAGCGCTTCGCCACCGCCGCCTCTCCGGCGTATCTGGCGCGCCATGGCCGGCCGGAGCATCCGCGGGAGCTGCTCCAGCATGCCTGCCTGCGCGGCCGCTTCTCGAGCGGAGCCATGACGCCCTGGGAGTTCGAGCGCGACGGGGAGCGGGTGCGGGTCGATCCCACGGGGCCGTTGATCGTGGGCCTGGGTGGGGGCGCGGATCTCGCCGTCGACGTGGCGCTCGCGGGGACCGGCATCGTGAGCCTCTTCGAGGATTGGCTGCGGCCGTATCTGGAGAGCGGCGCGCTGGAGCCCGTCCTCGAACCCTGGTGGCAGAGCTTCTCAGGGCCGTTTCTCTACTACCCCGGGCGGCGCCTGGTGCCCGCGCCGCTGCGGGCGTTCATCGACTTCATCAAGGACCCGAAGGCAGCGTCTTGA
- a CDS encoding aldo/keto reductase family oxidoreductase, with amino-acid sequence MPGFDPSNTFPLGDHPVKRLGYGAMQLAGPGVFGPPRDPAAALAVLREAVARGVDHIDTSDFYGPHVTNRLIREALAPYPKDLVIVTKIGARRGEDGSWLPAYSPEALKQAVHDNLRNLGLDVLDVVNLRIMFDTHGPAEGSIEAPLTVLAELQRQGLVRHIGLSNVTPTQVAEGRRMVRVVCVQNQYNLAHRSDDALIDALARDSIPYVPFFPLGGFTPLQSSNLSAVAQRLGATPMQVALAWLLQRAPNILLIPGTSSVAHLRENLAAGDLKLPADALQELEAMGRTTAHP; translated from the coding sequence ATGCCCGGTTTCGACCCGTCCAACACCTTCCCCCTCGGTGACCATCCCGTGAAGCGGCTCGGCTATGGCGCGATGCAGCTCGCCGGCCCCGGCGTCTTCGGTCCGCCCAGGGACCCCGCCGCCGCGCTGGCCGTGCTGCGCGAGGCCGTGGCTCGCGGGGTCGACCACATCGACACCAGCGACTTCTACGGCCCGCACGTCACCAACCGGCTGATCCGCGAGGCGCTCGCGCCCTACCCCAAGGACCTCGTCATCGTCACCAAGATTGGCGCCCGGCGCGGCGAGGACGGGTCCTGGCTCCCGGCCTATTCGCCGGAGGCGCTGAAGCAGGCCGTGCACGACAACCTGCGCAACCTGGGGCTCGACGTGCTGGACGTCGTCAACCTGCGGATCATGTTCGACACGCACGGCCCCGCGGAGGGATCCATCGAAGCGCCGCTGACCGTGCTGGCGGAGCTTCAGCGGCAGGGCCTGGTGCGGCACATCGGGCTCAGCAACGTCACCCCCACGCAGGTCGCGGAGGGACGCCGGATGGTCCGGGTGGTCTGCGTGCAGAACCAGTACAACCTGGCGCACCGGAGCGATGACGCGCTCATCGACGCGCTGGCCCGCGACAGCATCCCCTACGTGCCGTTCTTCCCGCTGGGCGGCTTCACCCCGCTGCAGTCCTCCAACCTGTCCGCCGTCGCGCAGCGGCTGGGCGCGACGCCCATGCAGGTCGCGCTCGCGTGGCTGCTCCAACGCGCGCCCAACATCCTGCTGATTCCCGGCACGTCTTCCGTCGCGCACCTGCGGGAGAACCTGGCCGCGGGGGACCTCAAGCTGCCGGCCGATGCGCTCCAGGAGCTGGAGGCCATGGGCCGCACCACCGCGCACCCCTGA
- a CDS encoding GMC oxidoreductase — translation MSANYKKFFAGSRNVPKGISLGYPVPGPQEASADQIAGQAFFAKPNEWSDIQASAYDFIVIGTGPTGVAFIEQTLKHNPNARILVLERGGFWLPTHYQMLPLAFQAATGSPPTTYPWTRTTRMATSELEFFQAGYIPVLGGRSTYWSAWCPAPGPDLMRDWPQELIDVTLQPGFWDRARAFLHVTSMDRIHDGVYGNLQRQLDVNLRENFKHAVPSAENAFPAPIAVGDTPWKGVKFYKYSTVGTLLDLQQSQKALAAQGKGQPLTIVDHCVVDRLVHDGHGTVTALETSRGPLAVSSAKVVLAMGTIPPATLLMNSFKEALPNIGKRYTGHFMSHITARVKRSAFKDLSALEIGATYLDGKAPNGLQYHVQASAFAAANPEADESTIAHEAPDAAAVASMAQLKGSEDYVVFVCATLGEVSEKNPDNWIRMNGGTDPATNITLQLQPGVQDHHLWDVLDEATYQTIDVLAGRVGCSGSAPEVEYWVDDASGNGGTWQSERPGKKSIRLNIIVHEASPLWMGKDPATSVVGLDYRPHGVRNVYVTGGALFPTSGSWNPTLTMCGLAQDLADRLRG, via the coding sequence ATGTCCGCCAACTACAAGAAGTTCTTCGCTGGCTCCCGCAACGTCCCGAAGGGCATCTCCCTGGGCTATCCCGTTCCCGGGCCGCAGGAGGCCAGCGCGGATCAGATCGCCGGACAGGCGTTCTTCGCCAAGCCGAACGAGTGGAGCGACATCCAGGCCTCCGCGTATGACTTCATCGTGATTGGCACCGGGCCCACCGGTGTGGCCTTCATCGAGCAGACGCTGAAGCACAACCCGAATGCGCGCATCCTGGTGCTGGAGCGGGGCGGCTTCTGGCTGCCCACGCACTACCAGATGCTGCCGCTCGCATTCCAGGCCGCGACCGGCTCGCCGCCCACCACCTATCCGTGGACGCGCACGACGCGGATGGCGACGTCGGAGCTGGAGTTCTTCCAGGCCGGCTACATCCCCGTGCTGGGCGGCCGCTCCACCTACTGGAGCGCGTGGTGCCCGGCTCCGGGCCCGGACCTCATGCGTGACTGGCCGCAGGAGCTGATCGACGTCACGCTCCAGCCGGGCTTCTGGGACCGCGCCCGGGCCTTCCTGCACGTCACGTCGATGGACAGGATCCACGATGGCGTCTACGGCAACCTCCAGCGCCAGCTCGACGTGAACCTCCGCGAGAACTTCAAGCACGCCGTGCCCTCGGCGGAGAACGCGTTCCCCGCGCCCATCGCCGTCGGCGACACTCCGTGGAAGGGGGTCAAGTTCTACAAGTACTCCACCGTCGGGACGCTGCTGGACCTGCAGCAATCCCAGAAGGCGCTGGCGGCCCAGGGCAAGGGGCAGCCGCTGACCATCGTGGACCACTGCGTCGTCGACCGCCTGGTGCATGACGGCCATGGGACCGTGACCGCCCTGGAAACCAGCCGCGGCCCGCTGGCGGTGAGCTCGGCGAAGGTCGTCCTGGCGATGGGCACCATTCCGCCCGCGACGCTGCTGATGAACTCCTTCAAGGAGGCCCTGCCGAACATCGGCAAGCGCTACACCGGGCACTTCATGTCTCACATCACGGCGCGCGTGAAGCGCTCCGCGTTCAAGGACCTGTCCGCGCTGGAGATTGGCGCCACCTACCTGGACGGCAAGGCTCCCAATGGCTTGCAGTACCACGTGCAGGCCAGCGCCTTCGCCGCCGCGAACCCGGAGGCCGACGAGAGCACCATTGCCCACGAGGCGCCGGACGCGGCGGCGGTCGCGTCGATGGCGCAGCTGAAGGGCTCCGAGGATTACGTGGTGTTCGTCTGCGCAACCCTGGGCGAGGTGAGCGAGAAGAACCCCGACAACTGGATCCGCATGAACGGCGGCACCGACCCCGCCACCAACATCACGCTCCAGCTCCAGCCCGGGGTGCAGGACCATCACCTGTGGGACGTGCTCGACGAGGCGACGTATCAGACCATCGACGTGCTGGCGGGGCGCGTGGGGTGCTCGGGCTCGGCGCCGGAGGTCGAGTATTGGGTCGACGACGCGAGCGGCAACGGCGGGACCTGGCAGTCGGAGCGGCCGGGCAAGAAGAGCATCCGCCTGAACATCATCGTGCACGAGGCCTCGCCGCTGTGGATGGGCAAGGACCCGGCGACGTCGGTGGTCGGCCTGGACTACCGCCCGCACGGCGTGCGCAACGTCTACGTAACGGGCGGGGCGCTCTTCCCGACCTCGGGCTCGTGGAACCCCACGCTGACCATGTGCGGCCTGGCGCAGGACCTGGCGGACCGGCTCCGGGGTTAG
- a CDS encoding LysR family transcriptional regulator yields MDFPDLPFLRTFVTVYESRGVTEAAARLHRTQPTVSYQLRRLEETLGAPLFERRSARLVPTPVADRLFRFLGGFARDVQAVLQGDEEDRPLEIAAVSGFGRYVLFPMLRESESLHRALTLRYPSAEEVFRQVLEGQVDVGFSFRSTVHPRLTLTPVYEEQLVLVAGRTWARRLRAREHFQDVPLVTYDEGDYVVGRWLGHHFGRRHPHWYSTAHFEELEEVLEWVAQGRGVAVVPGFCIPKGRGLGVVSWGKPPLTNMVHAVQRTQAPVRPVVAELLERLRDVPRGI; encoded by the coding sequence ATGGACTTCCCAGACCTCCCCTTTCTGCGCACGTTCGTGACCGTCTACGAATCACGCGGCGTGACGGAAGCCGCGGCGCGTCTGCATCGCACGCAGCCCACGGTGAGCTATCAATTGCGCCGGCTGGAGGAGACGCTCGGCGCGCCGCTGTTCGAACGCCGGTCGGCGCGGCTCGTGCCCACGCCTGTGGCGGATCGGCTCTTCCGGTTCCTCGGTGGCTTCGCCCGGGACGTGCAGGCGGTGTTGCAGGGGGACGAGGAAGACCGTCCGCTGGAGATCGCCGCGGTGTCTGGCTTTGGCCGCTACGTGCTCTTCCCGATGCTGCGGGAGTCGGAGTCGCTGCACCGGGCGCTGACGCTGCGCTATCCGTCGGCGGAGGAGGTCTTCCGGCAGGTGCTGGAGGGCCAGGTGGACGTGGGCTTCTCCTTCCGCTCCACGGTGCACCCACGGCTCACGCTGACGCCTGTCTACGAGGAGCAGCTCGTGCTCGTCGCGGGACGGACCTGGGCCCGGCGCCTGCGCGCGCGGGAGCACTTCCAGGACGTTCCGCTGGTGACCTACGACGAAGGGGACTACGTGGTGGGCCGGTGGCTGGGCCACCACTTCGGCCGGCGTCATCCGCACTGGTACAGCACCGCGCACTTCGAGGAGCTGGAGGAGGTGCTGGAGTGGGTGGCGCAGGGAAGGGGCGTCGCCGTCGTCCCCGGCTTCTGCATCCCGAAGGGGCGGGGCCTGGGAGTGGTGAGCTGGGGCAAGCCCCCGCTGACCAACATGGTGCATGCCGTGCAGCGCACCCAGGCCCCGGTGCGGCCGGTCGTCGCGGAGCTGCTGGAGCGGCTGCGCGACGTCCCCCGAGGCATTTGA
- a CDS encoding nuclear transport factor 2 family protein, translating to MSKTLPLVTVALLAACVRTAPLPSPGPVSRLHSSPEEAVQAYFQASDTGSSRLLRSAFHPDVLMHWVNGAEGSLRTRTQLEWWQALDADTKAPQPATGRRQVVLDREGPFALMEAISHWPDHTFDDLLLVVETPVGWRIVGKVFQRLAPGETATASPSAEQEIRAVLDAKIEAHALYSHALLHQSHTPGCLYYRVHVDGVPFAWGSISEAAARYAANEEAGIQDRESPWNVLKVEVRGNVAAAKLEVRVGGVRFIDHLLLVRTGGQWRISAAAWGNPALPA from the coding sequence ATGTCGAAGACACTCCCGTTGGTGACCGTGGCGCTGCTCGCGGCCTGTGTTCGGACCGCACCCCTTCCCTCCCCGGGGCCCGTCTCACGGCTGCATTCCAGCCCCGAGGAGGCCGTGCAGGCGTACTTCCAGGCCTCGGACACGGGCTCCAGCCGGCTCCTGCGGTCCGCGTTCCATCCGGACGTGCTCATGCATTGGGTGAACGGGGCCGAAGGTTCGCTGCGGACGCGGACGCAGCTGGAATGGTGGCAAGCGCTGGACGCGGATACGAAGGCGCCCCAGCCCGCGACCGGGCGCCGGCAGGTGGTGCTCGACCGTGAGGGTCCGTTCGCGTTGATGGAGGCGATCTCCCACTGGCCGGACCACACGTTCGATGACCTGCTGCTCGTCGTGGAGACGCCCGTGGGCTGGCGCATCGTGGGCAAGGTGTTCCAGCGGCTCGCACCCGGAGAGACCGCGACCGCATCGCCCTCCGCGGAACAGGAGATTCGCGCGGTGCTCGACGCGAAGATCGAAGCGCACGCGCTCTACAGCCACGCGCTGCTGCATCAATCCCATACGCCGGGTTGCCTCTACTACCGCGTGCACGTGGACGGGGTGCCCTTCGCGTGGGGGAGCATCTCCGAGGCCGCGGCTCGCTATGCGGCCAACGAGGAAGCGGGCATCCAGGACCGGGAGAGTCCCTGGAACGTCCTGAAGGTGGAGGTCCGTGGCAACGTGGCCGCCGCGAAGCTGGAGGTCCGCGTCGGAGGCGTGCGCTTCATCGACCACCTGCTGCTGGTGCGCACCGGCGGGCAGTGGCGGATCTCCGCCGCGGCCTGGGGCAACCCTGCCCTCCCTGCGTGA
- a CDS encoding type II toxin-antitoxin system PemK/MazF family toxin: MSTGPKTIRRGDLFWCEPDEARGSVPAIAHPYVVLQDDVFNRSRIHTVVVCALTSNLKKAGEPGNVLLDEGEGGLAKRSVVVVSQVSSVEKARLGERIGALSEARVEQILAGLRFQQASFFRE, from the coding sequence ATGAGCACGGGCCCGAAGACGATCCGCCGAGGCGACCTGTTCTGGTGCGAGCCGGACGAGGCGCGCGGCTCCGTCCCGGCCATCGCCCACCCCTACGTGGTCCTCCAGGACGACGTCTTCAACCGCTCCCGCATCCACACCGTCGTCGTGTGCGCGCTGACCTCCAACCTGAAGAAGGCGGGCGAGCCCGGCAACGTGCTGCTCGACGAGGGGGAGGGCGGCCTCGCGAAGCGGAGCGTCGTGGTCGTCTCCCAGGTGTCCTCGGTGGAGAAGGCCCGGCTCGGAGAGCGCATCGGGGCGCTCTCCGAAGCGCGGGTCGAGCAGATCCTCGCGGGGCTGCGCTTCCAGCAGGCGTCCTTCTTCCGCGAGTAG
- a CDS encoding type II CAAX endopeptidase family protein has protein sequence MRSVFRDGEGHLRNGWKALGFLVVTAVLMGLMMWLQSLLPLVLKQVVQPPFVAFLAVLLVSLDFLYLERQPLTSLGMSLDRRAARHVGAGVLGGMVLVGLVAVCGWAAGGYHLERAGNPQVTAVVKAAWLMLGVALFEETLFHGYLFQRVIRGLGTRWAQVVLSLIFCLAHPFNTQMDVPTRIVAMLTTFLAGWMLGLCYLRTRHLALPVGVHMGWNWFLGVMGFGVSGNESRGWWTPVFHGRPEWVSGGAYGLEASIFSAVVLALAIIGLTRWKGSATRDGHLQPEDPSLASNA, from the coding sequence ATGCGGTCCGTGTTCCGGGATGGCGAAGGGCACTTGCGCAACGGCTGGAAGGCCCTGGGCTTCCTCGTGGTGACCGCCGTGCTGATGGGCCTCATGATGTGGCTCCAGTCGCTGCTGCCCCTCGTGTTGAAGCAGGTCGTGCAGCCGCCCTTCGTCGCCTTCCTGGCGGTGCTGCTCGTGAGCCTCGACTTCCTGTATCTCGAGCGGCAGCCCCTGACGTCGCTCGGCATGTCGTTGGACCGGCGCGCGGCCCGCCACGTCGGCGCGGGCGTCCTGGGCGGCATGGTCCTGGTGGGGCTCGTGGCCGTCTGCGGCTGGGCGGCCGGGGGCTATCACCTGGAGCGCGCCGGGAATCCCCAGGTGACCGCGGTCGTGAAGGCAGCCTGGCTGATGCTGGGCGTGGCCCTCTTCGAGGAGACGCTGTTCCACGGCTACCTCTTCCAGCGCGTCATCCGGGGCCTGGGCACCCGCTGGGCGCAGGTCGTCCTCTCCCTCATCTTCTGCCTCGCCCACCCCTTCAACACCCAGATGGACGTCCCCACGCGCATCGTGGCGATGCTCACCACCTTCCTCGCGGGCTGGATGCTGGGCCTGTGCTACCTGCGCACGCGTCACCTGGCGTTGCCGGTGGGCGTGCACATGGGCTGGAACTGGTTCCTGGGCGTGATGGGCTTCGGCGTGAGCGGCAATGAATCCCGCGGCTGGTGGACGCCTGTCTTCCACGGCCGCCCGGAGTGGGTCTCGGGCGGGGCCTATGGCCTGGAGGCGTCCATCTTCAGCGCCGTCGTCCTGGCGCTGGCAATCATTGGCCTGACGCGCTGGAAGGGTTCAGCCACGCGCGACGGCCACCTTCAGCCGGAGGACCCCTCCCTGGCGAGCAACGCATAG
- a CDS encoding CheR family methyltransferase, with translation MSGQDPWPSTLPPALSRSELALFQHLVEAEAGIHLSSAKSALVANRLSRRMRELGLTSFAAYHAFVTARGNEAEKVRMLDSLCTHETSFFREPRHFELLRDHIFPEWSAQAAQGRRPRSIRVWSAGCSTGEEPYSLAMELLEAFPKGSGWNLEVVATDLSTWAVKRAEEGLWSLERARTIPPVLLRKYMLKGVRTQEGLMTAGPELRQFMRFARANLHAPATWPMGPFDVIFCRNVLIYFGAEARARVIQGLLSRLPETGYFFLGHAESLIGITAAARSVSANVYTPRPGPPLPSRE, from the coding sequence GTGAGCGGGCAGGACCCCTGGCCGTCCACGCTGCCTCCGGCGCTGTCGCGCTCGGAGCTGGCGCTGTTCCAGCACCTGGTGGAGGCGGAGGCCGGCATCCACCTGTCGTCGGCCAAGAGCGCGCTGGTGGCGAACCGGCTGTCGCGGCGGATGCGGGAGCTGGGGCTGACGTCCTTCGCCGCGTACCACGCGTTCGTCACCGCGCGGGGGAACGAGGCGGAGAAGGTGCGGATGCTCGACAGCCTCTGCACGCACGAGACGTCCTTCTTCCGCGAGCCCCGGCACTTCGAGCTGCTGCGCGACCACATCTTCCCGGAGTGGAGCGCCCAGGCGGCGCAGGGCCGGCGGCCCCGGAGCATCCGCGTCTGGAGCGCCGGGTGCTCCACGGGAGAGGAGCCGTACTCGCTGGCGATGGAGCTGCTGGAGGCGTTCCCCAAGGGCTCCGGATGGAACCTGGAGGTCGTCGCCACGGACCTGTCCACCTGGGCGGTGAAGCGCGCGGAGGAGGGCCTCTGGAGCCTGGAGCGGGCCCGGACCATCCCGCCGGTGCTGCTGCGCAAGTACATGCTGAAGGGCGTGCGCACCCAGGAGGGGCTGATGACGGCGGGGCCGGAGCTGCGCCAGTTCATGCGCTTCGCGCGCGCGAACCTGCACGCGCCGGCCACCTGGCCCATGGGCCCCTTCGACGTCATCTTCTGCCGCAACGTGCTCATCTACTTCGGCGCGGAGGCCCGGGCGCGCGTCATCCAGGGCCTGCTGTCACGGCTGCCGGAGACGGGCTACTTCTTCCTGGGGCACGCGGAGAGCCTGATTGGCATTACCGCCGCGGCGCGCTCCGTGAGCGCCAACGTGTACACGCCGCGCCCGGGACCGCCGCTGCCGTCGCGCGAGTAG
- a CDS encoding chemotaxis protein CheW, which yields MNPSTEPGGGRSSYLSFMLAGEEYAVGLLRVREIIEYRPVTRVPGMPAAVQGVINLRGSVVPVVDLAVKFGLPPRPITRWSCFVIVEVALDGQQTVLGLLTDTVREVLELGPADIEPPPAFGTRVRLEFLRGMGRHNDGFILLLDLDRLLSLEELLKLTGASEEAPPPAPSQAPAPPPAPEASGNG from the coding sequence ATGAACCCTTCCACTGAACCGGGCGGCGGCAGGTCCAGCTACCTGAGCTTCATGCTCGCGGGCGAGGAGTACGCCGTGGGCCTCCTGCGGGTGCGGGAGATCATCGAATACCGCCCCGTCACGCGCGTGCCGGGCATGCCTGCGGCCGTGCAGGGCGTCATCAACCTGCGCGGCAGCGTGGTGCCCGTCGTGGACCTGGCGGTGAAGTTCGGGCTGCCGCCCCGGCCCATCACCCGCTGGTCCTGCTTCGTCATCGTGGAGGTGGCGCTGGACGGCCAGCAGACGGTGCTGGGGCTGCTCACGGACACGGTGCGCGAGGTGCTGGAGCTGGGCCCCGCGGACATCGAGCCGCCCCCCGCCTTCGGCACGCGCGTGCGGCTGGAGTTCCTCCGGGGCATGGGCCGCCACAACGACGGGTTCATCCTGCTCCTGGACCTGGACCGGCTCCTGTCGCTGGAGGAGCTGCTCAAGCTGACGGGCGCCTCCGAAGAGGCCCCGCCCCCCGCGCCGTCCCAGGCTCCGGCGCCGCCGCCGGCTCCGGAAGCGTCAGGCAACGGGTGA
- a CDS encoding methyl-accepting chemotaxis protein produces the protein MFNNLSITAKLTLAFGAMVAIIIGVVTVVYSTLDKVAKSAEGDTESHQVMIAVRTLEGDMADLETGQRGFIITGDDKFLEPYNLSRLSVSQNLDRIRELTQRDHREQERQQEIRDLLQQWITQHLEPLIAQRREVNAGRSELAQLVAVEQAARGKQTADRIRMLLSKLADDEQTLLQERTARTGAMAQDLYDVIITGGVLGVVLAGLLSFFLTRSIVQPLTEAVQVTAQVTAGDLTANITARGTDETGRMMSSMREMIQRLSGVISEVRGAAGSLSSASLQVASAAQGLSQGTSSQAASVEETTASLEQLNVSIRQNSENSREMEQTALKGARDAEESGRAVRETVEAMNAIAERISIVEEIAYQTNLLALNAAVEAARAGEHGRGFSVVATEVRKLAERSQKAAKEIGGLATSSVKVAERSGQLLSELVPAIRRTSELVQQVTNASREQSIGVSQMNRAMTQVDQVTQRNASAAEELSSTAEEMATQAESLLQMMTFFRLMEGLSFNHPAAPRAPTSRLPTSPARGLHAAAQGPLGASSPTALSRLQNGAEAPAPHDFQRF, from the coding sequence ATGTTCAACAATCTGAGCATCACGGCGAAGCTGACGCTCGCCTTCGGCGCGATGGTCGCCATCATCATCGGCGTGGTGACGGTCGTGTACAGCACCCTGGACAAGGTCGCGAAGTCCGCCGAGGGCGACACCGAGAGCCACCAGGTGATGATCGCCGTGCGCACCCTGGAGGGGGACATGGCCGACCTGGAGACGGGCCAGCGCGGCTTCATCATCACCGGCGACGACAAGTTCCTGGAGCCCTACAACCTGTCCCGGCTGAGCGTGTCGCAGAACCTGGACCGCATCCGCGAGCTCACCCAGCGTGACCACCGCGAGCAGGAGCGTCAGCAGGAGATCCGCGACCTGCTGCAGCAGTGGATCACCCAGCACCTGGAGCCGCTCATCGCCCAGCGCCGCGAGGTCAACGCGGGCCGGAGCGAGCTGGCCCAGCTGGTCGCGGTGGAGCAGGCCGCGCGCGGCAAGCAGACCGCGGACCGCATCCGGATGCTGCTCTCCAAGCTGGCGGATGACGAGCAGACCCTCCTGCAGGAGCGCACCGCCCGGACCGGGGCCATGGCGCAGGACCTGTACGACGTCATCATCACCGGCGGCGTCCTGGGCGTGGTGCTCGCGGGCCTGCTGTCCTTCTTCCTCACCCGCAGCATCGTGCAGCCGCTGACGGAGGCCGTGCAGGTGACGGCGCAGGTGACGGCGGGCGACCTCACGGCGAACATCACCGCCCGGGGCACCGACGAGACGGGCCGGATGATGAGCAGCATGCGGGAGATGATCCAGCGGCTGTCGGGCGTCATCAGCGAGGTGCGCGGCGCCGCGGGCTCGCTGTCGTCCGCGTCCCTCCAGGTGGCGTCCGCCGCGCAGGGACTGTCGCAGGGCACCAGCTCCCAGGCGGCCTCCGTGGAGGAGACCACCGCCAGCCTGGAGCAGCTCAACGTGAGCATCCGCCAGAACTCGGAGAACAGCCGGGAGATGGAGCAGACGGCCCTCAAGGGCGCCCGCGACGCGGAGGAGAGCGGCCGCGCGGTGAGGGAGACCGTGGAGGCGATGAACGCCATCGCGGAGCGCATCTCCATCGTGGAGGAGATCGCCTACCAGACGAACCTGCTCGCGCTGAACGCCGCCGTGGAGGCCGCGCGCGCCGGTGAGCACGGCCGGGGCTTCTCCGTCGTCGCCACGGAGGTGCGCAAGCTGGCGGAGCGCAGCCAGAAGGCCGCCAAGGAGATTGGCGGCCTGGCCACCTCCAGCGTGAAGGTCGCCGAGCGTAGCGGTCAGCTGCTGTCGGAGCTGGTGCCCGCCATCCGCCGCACGTCGGAGCTGGTGCAGCAGGTGACCAACGCCTCGCGTGAGCAGTCCATCGGCGTGTCGCAGATGAACCGCGCCATGACGCAGGTGGATCAGGTCACCCAGCGCAACGCGTCCGCCGCGGAGGAGCTGTCGTCCACCGCGGAGGAGATGGCCACGCAGGCGGAGTCCCTCCTGCAGATGATGACCTTCTTCCGGCTCATGGAGGGCCTCAGCTTCAACCACCCCGCCGCGCCGCGCGCTCCGACGTCCCGGCTGCCGACCTCGCCCGCCCGGGGCCTCCATGCGGCGGCGCAGGGGCCGCTCGGCGCGTCCTCGCCCACCGCGCTGTCCCGGCTGCAGAACGGCGCGGAAGCGCCGGCCCCTCATGACTTCCAGCGGTTCTAA